Within the Clostridia bacterium genome, the region TCCAAGGAAGTTTTCACGGCCTCCCCCACCCCAGTTCGCTATAATAACAGTCTTACCGGATCGCCGGTTTTTAATAAGGCACCGTTGGCCTCGTCGGTATCCAAGTGTAATTCCAGGCGGTACCGGCTGCTCACTCGCACCGCCACCTCCCCGAAAATGACACCCCGCGGTCCTTCCACCTGAGCGCTGATCACCGCGCCGTGCTCCAAGCCCCACTCTTCCGCCAGGCTCGAAGGCAGGTGGAGATGGCGCGCGGCAATGATCAGCCCCCGGGACAGGTGTAGCAGTCCCTTAGGACCGATCACGGTAATGCCCGGCGTCCCATCCAGCTCCCCTGATAACCGGACCGGGGGACGGACACCCAAGCGATAGCTGTCTGTCACGGATATTTCCACCTGACTCTCCTTGCGCACTGGGCCGACGACCCTGACCCCTTCGATGACCCCTTTCGGTCCCACCAGAGCCACCACTTCCCGGCCGGCAAATTCCCCGGGCTGGCTCAACTCCTTGGCAGGCACAAGTTGGTAGCCTTGGCCGAACAGGACGGCCAGGTCCTCCGGTGATAAATGAATGTGACGGTTGGAAATCCCGACGGGAGCATACACAGGTTCTGTATACTGCTTTCGTCTTGCGGCAGGCGCTGCCAGGACCAGTTCCGCCATGGGCATCTCCTTTCAAAAATACTGTCTTAATATATTATTCTGTCTCCGTTCTTGAACCACCCATGGAAATATTAAACAAAAAAACCGGCTTGAACAGCCGGTCTTTTTAAGCCAGTTCTTTGAGAATGCCTGCGCAGCGGGCACAGAGGGTAGGATGTTCCGTATGAGTGCCCACCGTGGCACTGTAATTCCAACAGCGCTCGCACTTGCCGTGGCTGGAGGGAGTGACCTTAACCTTTACTCCTTCCAGCTCTTCCGACACGAAGATGCCTTCCGGTGCTTCCTCACCTGCTTCATGCACCCTGACCTCGGACACGATAAACAAGGTGGCTAGAACTTCTTGGGCCGGCAGGACAAAACCATACCACTGTTTCGACAGGTAGAGGTCCACTTCCGCCTCCAAAGAGTTGCCGATGGCTTTACCCTGGCGTGCCATTTCCAGTGCCTTGGCCACCTCTCCTCTCAGGTCCAGGAGCTTGTTCCACTTTTGTTCCAGGGCCTCATCCAGGTAGGCCGGGTTAACTTCAGGCATCGAGGTGAGCTGGACGCTCACGGGCGCATCGGCAGGCTTGGGCATGTACTGCCAAATCTCCTCCGTCGTAAAAGCCAAAATCGGTGTCAGGAGCCGCACCAGGGCATGGATGGTCTCATACAGCACCGTCTGGGCCGCCCGTCTCGCTTTCGCCCGGGGCGCCAGGACGTACAAGCGGTCTTTACAAATGTCCAAGTAGAGGGCACTCATATCTACGGCACAGAAGTTATGGATGCTGTGAAAAACCGCATGAAACTCATAGGCGCGATACGCATCCGTCACCCTCTTGATGAGCTTGTGCAGCCTCAACAGGGCAA harbors:
- a CDS encoding phosphate propanoyltransferase, whose product is MAELVLAAPAARRKQYTEPVYAPVGISNRHIHLSPEDLAVLFGQGYQLVPAKELSQPGEFAGREVVALVGPKGVIEGVRVVGPVRKESQVEISVTDSYRLGVRPPVRLSGELDGTPGITVIGPKGLLHLSRGLIIAARHLHLPSSLAEEWGLEHGAVISAQVEGPRGVIFGEVAVRVSSRYRLELHLDTDEANGALLKTGDPVRLLL